From Candidatus Pedobacter colombiensis, one genomic window encodes:
- a CDS encoding helix-turn-helix transcriptional regulator: MDIGSTIKRLRIKKGFKQNEFADKCDLTQAYLSKIESNQKEPALSVLKTIASALQIPLPVLFFHSLTEEDVDPKKRDSFKIILPSIQGMIESFF, encoded by the coding sequence ATGGACATTGGAAGCACAATTAAACGACTAAGAATAAAAAAAGGGTTTAAGCAGAATGAATTTGCTGATAAATGCGATCTTACCCAGGCTTATCTCTCCAAGATAGAGAGTAACCAAAAAGAACCAGCACTATCTGTTTTAAAAACAATAGCAAGTGCATTACAAATTCCACTACCGGTACTATTTTTCCATTCGTTAACCGAAGAGGACGTTGATCCTAAAAAACGGGACTCATTTAAGATCATCTTACCTTCAATACAAGGAATGATTGAAAGCTTTTTTTAG